A segment of the Necator americanus strain Aroian chromosome IV, whole genome shotgun sequence genome:
gacaaactcctcagaacacGTTAAACAGGGCGATCTGCccgtctccttaatatatgaccaaagaagcgaagacgatatactttagccactttcgatggcggtgcaagatgttgatgttttccacgtgtcatccgccggtatatcacaccaatttctgcgtaaagatcttcattgtgacataccctaggccaaaagtagccaagtagccgtctaagcagctttcgttccgtgcattCAAGcatctccataaccgttgatggtgctgcccaagtctccgacccgtacatcatgatggggcgaattgcggataggtagact
Coding sequences within it:
- a CDS encoding hypothetical protein (NECATOR_CHRIV.G15863.T2) — encoded protein: MDYAYALINASRCGSLRDHERESGWTDNRELVDEFCYLGCTLKNNGSYERDVQQRCAKATSAFNSLTKCLWSTPITNEVKLRVYLSAIRPIMMYGSETWAAPSTVMEMLECTERKLLRRLLGYFWPRVCHNEDLYAEIGVIYRRMTRGKHQHLAPPSKVAKVYRLRFFGHILRRRADRPV